One window of bacterium genomic DNA carries:
- a CDS encoding flippase-like domain-containing protein → MQKSRTLLSRTFAVVALSVVIYGAVAVFVGWDDLRERLGRFPAAWLPPLAGLSLLNYVLRYWRWEIFLRAVDVRLPRRESLGLFFATFVMVITPGKIGEVFKAGVLRERYGVTLARGLPVVLAERIADFVAVLVIAAVALVAWPGPLTGLTSGLLAAAGIPVLVALCQWRPVRERLLARMAASPLLGRRQLAVDEAAVALGTLLGARCGSAALVLSLLAWGAECAGLGIVCRGLDAAVPWLQAAFVYAAGTLVGSLSFLPGGLGGTEATIIWLLESLDIPREAAGSAALLVRLFTLWLAVVVGGLVILVSRHLFLGPDARGPASDEAGPADGRNGAPGTGG, encoded by the coding sequence ATGCAAAAGTCGCGAACACTCCTGTCCCGGACCTTCGCCGTCGTCGCCCTCTCGGTGGTGATTTACGGCGCCGTGGCCGTCTTCGTCGGCTGGGACGACCTCCGGGAGCGCCTGGGGCGCTTTCCCGCGGCCTGGCTGCCTCCCCTGGCCGGCCTCTCCCTCCTGAACTATGTCCTGCGCTACTGGCGCTGGGAGATCTTCCTGCGCGCGGTCGACGTGCGCCTGCCGCGCCGGGAGAGTCTCGGGCTCTTCTTCGCGACCTTCGTCATGGTCATCACGCCGGGCAAGATCGGCGAGGTCTTCAAGGCCGGTGTCCTGCGGGAACGGTACGGGGTCACCCTCGCCCGGGGCCTCCCCGTGGTTCTCGCCGAGCGGATCGCCGACTTCGTGGCGGTCCTGGTCATCGCGGCGGTGGCCCTGGTCGCCTGGCCCGGTCCGCTGACCGGCCTGACCTCGGGCCTGCTCGCCGCCGCCGGGATCCCCGTCCTCGTGGCCCTCTGCCAGTGGCGCCCCGTGCGCGAACGCCTGCTGGCCCGCATGGCGGCCTCTCCCCTCCTCGGTCGCCGTCAGCTGGCGGTCGACGAGGCTGCCGTCGCGCTGGGCACCCTGCTCGGCGCGCGCTGCGGTTCGGCGGCCCTGGTCCTTTCGCTGCTCGCCTGGGGCGCCGAGTGCGCCGGGCTCGGCATCGTCTGCCGCGGACTCGACGCCGCCGTCCCCTGGCTGCAGGCCGCCTTCGTCTACGCCGCCGGCACCCTCGTCGGTTCCCTGTCGTTCCTGCCCGGCGGACTCGGCGGCACCGAGGCCACCATCATCTGGCTGCTCGAGAGCCTGGACATCCCACGCGAGGCCGCCGGTTCGGCGGCCCTCCTCGTGCGGCTCTTCACCCTGTGGCTCGCCGTGGTGGTCGGCGGCCTCGTCATCCTCGTCAGCCGCCACCTCTTCCTGGGGCCGGACGCACGCGGGCCCGCCTCTGACGAAGCGGGCCCTGCGGATGGCCGGAACGGCGCGCCGGGAACCGGCGGCTGA
- a CDS encoding sugar transferase: MDTKIFTDKEFGRAEAPGAKAGSGPIDVAEPVTSAVGENPAEAPAPVALALPGAGYLVAKRVFDVAVSLGALAVFGLALPVLALIIKLDSPGAVFFSQERVGVNRRRSRGGYTGDERRKVLQPGRPFKVLKLRTMGVNAEANGPQWAAKNDVRVTRVGKFLRKTRLDEVPQFLNVLRGEMSLIGPRPERLVFVRQLEKEIPRYHERLLVLPGITGLAQVINGYDDGIESVRRKVELDRQYIKKAGFLQDGKILLNTVGVVLKGEGAR, from the coding sequence ATGGATACGAAGATCTTCACCGACAAAGAGTTCGGTCGCGCAGAGGCTCCCGGGGCGAAAGCCGGCTCGGGTCCGATCGACGTCGCGGAGCCCGTGACGTCGGCTGTCGGCGAGAACCCGGCCGAGGCGCCGGCCCCCGTGGCCCTGGCGCTGCCCGGCGCGGGCTACCTCGTGGCCAAGCGCGTCTTCGACGTGGCGGTTTCGCTGGGGGCGCTGGCCGTGTTCGGCCTGGCGCTGCCCGTGCTCGCCCTCATCATCAAGCTGGACTCGCCGGGCGCGGTGTTCTTCAGCCAGGAGCGGGTGGGCGTGAACCGCCGGCGCTCGCGGGGCGGCTACACCGGCGACGAGCGCCGCAAGGTCCTGCAGCCGGGGCGTCCGTTCAAGGTGCTCAAGCTGCGCACCATGGGCGTCAACGCCGAGGCGAACGGCCCGCAGTGGGCGGCCAAGAACGATGTGCGCGTCACCCGCGTGGGCAAGTTCCTGCGCAAGACGCGCCTCGACGAGGTGCCGCAGTTCCTGAACGTCCTGCGGGGCGAGATGAGCCTGATCGGTCCGCGTCCGGAGCGCCTGGTCTTCGTGCGGCAGCTCGAGAAGGAGATTCCCCGCTACCACGAGCGCCTGCTCGTGCTGCCGGGCATCACCGGGCTGGCCCAGGTGATCAACGGCTACGACGACGGCATCGAGTCGGTCCGGCGGAAGGTCGAGCTCGACCGCCAGTACATCAAGAAGGCGGGCTTCCTCCAGGACGGCAAGATCCTGCTGAACACGGTCGGCGTGGTGCTCAAAGGGGAGGGAGCGCGCTAG
- a CDS encoding sigma-54-dependent Fis family transcriptional regulator, with amino-acid sequence MKPVILVIDDEEAIRLFLEATLEDRDYEVLTAGSGAEAIALANETPPDLALLDLMLPDMTGMQVLQTLKARYPHLPVVMITAYGRTDSAVQAMKLDAFDYVSKPIQLDRLLATVAGALEATAEARARYRHVSQTDLFGADGDIVPSRSPEMLRIYDVVRRISGGAGSTVLIEGESGVGKDVIANLIHRTSPRRDAPFLDLNCAALPEQLLESELFGHEKGAFTDAVNQKMGLLELADSGTLFLDEIGEMSLPIQVKFLRVLEKMTFRRVGGVTDITVNVRIVAATNRNLAAQVKAGTFREDLFYRLNVVQLQVPPLRSRPEDILPLAEHFLRVFNDRFGKDFTGLGDDARAAIEDYPWPGNIRELRNVLERTVLLEDGPVLAAAHLQLMADGHGRHDLPVALQDVLLNPLPRAGVDLEGLVRDFEAALVRKAYDAADGNQSRAARLLGLNRDKFRYRLKQYGLKEQA; translated from the coding sequence ATGAAACCCGTCATCCTGGTCATCGACGACGAAGAAGCCATCAGGCTCTTCCTGGAGGCGACCCTGGAGGACCGCGACTACGAGGTGCTGACGGCCGGCAGTGGCGCCGAAGCCATCGCCCTGGCCAACGAGACGCCGCCCGACCTGGCCCTGCTCGACCTCATGCTGCCGGACATGACGGGCATGCAGGTGCTGCAGACGCTCAAGGCGCGCTATCCGCACCTGCCGGTGGTGATGATCACGGCCTACGGCCGCACCGATTCGGCGGTGCAGGCCATGAAGCTCGACGCCTTCGACTACGTGAGCAAACCGATCCAGCTGGACAGGCTGCTGGCCACGGTGGCGGGGGCCCTCGAGGCCACGGCCGAGGCGCGGGCCCGGTACCGCCACGTGAGCCAGACCGACCTTTTCGGGGCCGACGGCGACATCGTGCCCAGCCGGTCGCCCGAGATGCTGCGCATCTACGACGTGGTGCGGCGCATCTCCGGAGGCGCCGGCTCGACGGTGCTGATCGAGGGCGAGAGCGGGGTGGGGAAGGATGTCATCGCCAACCTGATCCACCGGACGTCGCCCCGTCGCGATGCGCCCTTCCTGGACCTGAACTGCGCCGCGCTGCCCGAGCAGCTGCTCGAGAGCGAGCTCTTCGGCCACGAGAAGGGGGCCTTCACCGACGCGGTGAACCAGAAGATGGGGCTGCTCGAGCTGGCGGATTCGGGCACCCTCTTCCTCGACGAGATCGGCGAGATGTCCCTGCCGATCCAGGTCAAGTTCCTGCGCGTGCTCGAGAAGATGACCTTCCGGCGCGTGGGCGGCGTGACCGACATCACGGTGAACGTGCGCATCGTGGCGGCGACGAACCGGAACCTGGCGGCGCAGGTGAAGGCCGGCACCTTTCGCGAGGACCTCTTCTACCGCCTGAACGTGGTGCAGCTGCAGGTGCCGCCGCTGCGGTCGCGGCCGGAGGACATCCTGCCCCTGGCCGAGCACTTCCTGCGGGTGTTCAACGACCGCTTCGGGAAGGATTTCACGGGCCTCGGGGACGACGCCCGGGCGGCCATCGAGGACTACCCCTGGCCGGGCAACATCCGCGAACTGCGCAACGTGCTCGAACGCACGGTGCTGCTCGAGGACGGACCGGTGCTGGCCGCCGCGCACCTGCAGCTCATGGCCGACGGGCACGGGCGGCACGACCTGCCGGTGGCCCTGCAGGATGTGCTGCTGAATCCGCTGCCGCGGGCGGGCGTCGACCTCGAGGGACTCGTGCGCGATTTCGAGGCGGCCCTCGTGCGCAAGGCGTACGACGCGGCGGACGGGAACCAGAGCCGGGCGGCGCGGTTGCTGGGCCTGAATCGGGACAAGTTCCGCTATCGCCTGAAACAGTACGGACTGAAGGAGCAGGCATGA
- the holA gene encoding DNA polymerase III subunit delta: MGYRKGRSGGQGFQELVNEDLKKKVYRPVYVLAGEDTHRMEGVIEKMRKDALGDNGSVFNYHVLQGDQVDVGRILQQALALPMLGSVQLIWVKNADRCLGDKDSQDALERYIVKPVPETILVLTSEKVDKRKKWVKTCQQAGYLFDFAPPTGDALVQWCLKAAEQESLPLTREQAALLCDLVGSDLLSLKGEISKLALLAEDRGGALSTEELNRVIMDQAALEGYEITNALGPGRAGQVLHTWFRLAEWGRSAYEIAPLLVSRVRKGQILAAGRQDGLADNDIAVLSGQNPFALKFLTPMTRAMGAAGLSRSLRAALACERRLKGSPLKPDIVIEKLILDLCEDRDE, translated from the coding sequence GTGGGGTACCGGAAGGGCAGAAGCGGCGGGCAGGGCTTCCAGGAACTCGTCAACGAGGACCTCAAGAAGAAGGTCTACCGCCCGGTTTACGTCCTCGCGGGCGAGGACACCCACCGCATGGAGGGCGTCATCGAGAAGATGCGCAAGGACGCCCTCGGTGACAACGGCTCCGTGTTCAACTACCACGTCCTGCAGGGAGACCAGGTCGACGTGGGCCGCATCCTGCAGCAGGCCCTGGCGCTGCCCATGCTCGGGTCGGTCCAGCTGATCTGGGTCAAGAACGCCGACCGCTGCCTCGGCGACAAGGACAGCCAGGACGCGCTGGAGAGGTACATCGTCAAACCGGTGCCCGAGACCATCCTCGTGCTCACCTCCGAGAAGGTCGACAAGCGCAAGAAGTGGGTCAAGACCTGCCAGCAGGCCGGCTATCTCTTCGACTTCGCCCCGCCCACCGGTGACGCGCTGGTGCAGTGGTGCCTGAAGGCGGCCGAACAGGAGAGCCTGCCGCTCACCCGCGAGCAGGCGGCCCTGCTGTGCGATCTGGTGGGCAGCGACCTGCTCAGCCTCAAGGGCGAAATCAGCAAGCTCGCCCTGCTGGCCGAGGACCGCGGAGGCGCCCTGAGCACCGAGGAACTCAACCGGGTGATCATGGACCAGGCCGCCCTCGAGGGCTACGAGATCACCAACGCCCTCGGGCCGGGTCGGGCCGGGCAGGTGCTGCACACGTGGTTCCGGCTGGCCGAATGGGGGAGATCGGCCTACGAGATCGCCCCCCTGCTCGTCTCGCGGGTGCGCAAGGGGCAGATCCTGGCCGCCGGTCGGCAGGACGGGCTCGCGGACAACGACATCGCCGTCCTGTCGGGCCAGAATCCGTTCGCCCTGAAGTTCCTGACGCCCATGACGCGGGCCATGGGCGCCGCCGGCCTGTCGCGCAGCCTGCGCGCGGCGTTGGCCTGTGAGCGGCGCCTGAAGGGTTCGCCATTGAAACCGGATATCGTTATCGAAAAACTGATCCTGGATCTGTGCGAGGACCGTGACGAGTAG
- the trxA gene encoding thioredoxin codes for MSDLRDFTDADFDTEVIASEQPVLVDFWATWCGPCKALTPTIEKLAGEFAGRMVVGKMDIQNNPQAAARFGIRSIPALLFFRNGQVVDTLMGGQPEDRIRERMEQVLG; via the coding sequence ATGTCCGATCTGCGAGATTTCACCGACGCCGACTTCGACACCGAGGTCATCGCCAGCGAGCAGCCGGTGCTCGTCGACTTCTGGGCCACCTGGTGCGGCCCGTGCAAGGCGCTGACACCGACCATCGAGAAACTCGCCGGGGAGTTCGCCGGCCGGATGGTCGTCGGGAAGATGGACATCCAGAACAATCCGCAGGCCGCCGCGCGGTTCGGCATCCGGTCGATCCCGGCGCTGCTGTTCTTCAGGAACGGCCAGGTGGTCGACACGCTGATGGGCGGGCAGCCCGAAGACCGTATCCGCGAGCGGATGGAGCAGGTGCTCGGGTAG